Proteins from a single region of Halalkalibaculum roseum:
- a CDS encoding YihY/virulence factor BrkB family protein has protein sequence MGESGVSAALNRIKLIIGKSISNAIDDEVPLHGAAIAFYTIFSVAPLFIIVLSISQYLLSGDLVRQKLYTIVADYTGPQMASSIQTLVEAYSNTASNTFTYIIALVMLIFGATTAITQLKASLNTIWNVPEEDKHFIFKYLLDRSISFLVIIIITGLFVGVLLLEAVSPVITSFFHTLLPEFITSFLFLGLPLSSALMTLLFFYILLRILPDTTIPRKDVFVGALFTTLLFLIGKYLLALYLGNSSVQLAYRAAGSFVVFLIWVYYNIQIFLFGAEFTGVYANRHKLEGYK, from the coding sequence ATGGGAGAAAGCGGCGTGTCAGCAGCATTAAATCGAATCAAGCTGATCATTGGCAAAAGCATCAGTAATGCCATAGATGATGAAGTGCCGCTTCATGGTGCAGCAATTGCTTTCTATACCATATTTTCGGTTGCACCACTTTTTATCATTGTCCTATCCATTTCTCAATATTTACTTAGCGGTGACCTAGTCAGGCAAAAACTGTATACCATTGTTGCCGACTATACCGGACCTCAAATGGCCAGCTCCATTCAGACACTTGTAGAAGCTTACAGCAATACCGCATCCAATACGTTTACCTATATCATCGCACTGGTCATGCTAATCTTCGGTGCAACCACGGCTATCACCCAATTAAAGGCCTCACTGAATACTATTTGGAATGTCCCAGAAGAGGACAAGCATTTTATTTTCAAATACCTACTTGACCGTTCGATTTCTTTCCTTGTCATCATTATCATCACCGGTCTTTTTGTCGGTGTACTCCTGCTTGAAGCAGTAAGTCCTGTCATCACTAGTTTTTTCCACACTTTACTACCTGAATTTATTACATCTTTTCTATTCTTAGGGTTACCACTTTCTTCGGCCCTGATGACCCTGCTATTTTTCTATATCCTGCTTCGTATTCTTCCGGATACTACTATTCCCCGAAAAGATGTCTTCGTGGGAGCCCTTTTCACGACCCTTCTCTTTCTGATTGGGAAATACCTACTGGCTCTATACCTGGGCAATTCTTCTGTTCAGCTTGCTTATCGTGCAGCCGGTTCCTTTGTAGTTTTTCTGATTTGGGTCTACTACAATATCCAGATCTTTTTATTCGGGGCTGAATTTACAGGGGTATACGCCAATAGGCACAAGTTGGAAGGTTACAAGTGA
- a CDS encoding M23 family metallopeptidase has product MKLSPQSILLLLLFLFQPGIATNLYAQAPKEEKSVEVNSVRTNDTFHLNATNKNPYSITLTIEVSGDNFKLNTRQPVTKIIEPNSTKHLLSVFADDKEKNFKFNTSYKWIMGNTRASHNDSYIYSLPFSKGKSYRVGQSYDGDFSHNGNIRYSVDFMMPLKSQIRAARSGYVVQLKEDSNRGGKAEVFKDQSNFVVIEHEDGTFAEYAHLSKNGVLVELGQKVREGQIIGLSGNTGYSTGPHLHFMVLKVNEDGTNESLPVRFKTESGIVERFEEGKFYMAH; this is encoded by the coding sequence ATGAAGCTGTCACCTCAGTCAATCTTACTGTTGTTGTTATTTTTATTTCAGCCCGGGATAGCAACAAATTTGTATGCTCAGGCACCAAAAGAGGAGAAGAGTGTTGAGGTTAACTCTGTGCGAACCAATGACACCTTTCATCTTAATGCAACTAATAAGAATCCTTACTCAATCACACTTACCATTGAGGTTAGTGGGGATAATTTCAAACTGAATACCCGCCAGCCGGTCACCAAAATTATTGAGCCGAATTCTACAAAACACCTGCTTTCTGTATTTGCGGACGACAAAGAAAAGAATTTCAAGTTCAATACCAGCTATAAATGGATTATGGGTAATACGCGTGCCAGCCATAATGATTCATACATTTACAGCCTCCCTTTCAGCAAGGGTAAAAGTTATCGGGTAGGGCAGTCCTATGATGGCGATTTTAGCCACAACGGTAATATTCGATACTCGGTTGATTTTATGATGCCCCTCAAATCACAAATAAGGGCGGCGCGCAGCGGTTACGTGGTTCAGTTAAAAGAAGATTCAAACCGGGGTGGTAAGGCTGAAGTTTTTAAGGATCAGTCAAATTTTGTGGTTATTGAGCATGAGGACGGCACTTTTGCAGAGTATGCCCACTTGAGTAAAAACGGGGTTCTTGTAGAACTTGGACAAAAAGTTCGTGAAGGACAGATCATTGGCTTATCCGGCAATACCGGCTATTCTACCGGCCCACATCTTCACTTTATGGTTCTAAAGGTTAATGAAGACGGAACCAACGAATCCCTTCCTGTACGCTTCAAAACCGAGAGTGGAATTGTAGAACGATTCGAAGAAGGAAAGTTTTATATGGCGCATTAA
- a CDS encoding FAD-binding oxidoreductase has product MPEIKLPEVELNIYSPKDPVEVPIVENRICSKEASPNFVRHVTFDVSGTELEGRVKVGQSVGILPPGENENGRPYKLRLYSVSSPSNGERGNSNLISTTVKRTIEELENNELYLGVCSNYLADLKPGDTVQMTGPSGRRFLLPENATDFNYIFFATGTGIAPYRGMIMELMEAGIENEVLLVFGCPYRTDLLYPDYFEPLDEARDNFHYLPYISREDRRANGTKRYVQTCLEDDSDITDPILEKENTLLYICGLKGMESGIYKTLANKGFKEYLDIREPAIEKEPDEWDENDMKRYVKPSARTFVEVY; this is encoded by the coding sequence ATGCCAGAAATTAAACTTCCGGAAGTTGAATTAAATATTTACTCTCCAAAAGATCCTGTTGAGGTACCGATCGTAGAAAACAGGATATGCAGTAAGGAGGCCAGCCCTAACTTTGTCCGTCATGTCACCTTTGATGTCTCCGGTACCGAACTGGAAGGTAGAGTGAAAGTCGGTCAATCGGTTGGAATTCTGCCACCGGGTGAAAATGAAAACGGACGTCCCTACAAATTACGGCTCTATTCGGTATCCTCACCCAGCAATGGAGAGCGGGGTAATTCAAATCTCATATCTACTACGGTCAAACGTACCATTGAAGAGCTGGAGAATAATGAGTTGTACCTTGGTGTATGTTCCAATTACCTGGCTGACCTAAAACCAGGCGATACGGTGCAGATGACAGGGCCTAGTGGCAGACGGTTTTTACTTCCCGAAAATGCCACTGATTTCAACTATATTTTTTTTGCAACAGGAACCGGTATTGCTCCTTACCGTGGAATGATTATGGAGCTGATGGAAGCGGGTATCGAAAATGAGGTTTTACTCGTATTTGGCTGCCCGTATCGCACAGATCTGTTGTACCCTGATTATTTTGAACCACTGGATGAAGCTCGTGATAATTTCCATTACTTGCCTTATATCTCACGGGAAGACCGGCGTGCTAATGGTACCAAGAGATATGTCCAGACCTGCCTCGAGGACGATTCCGATATAACCGATCCTATTCTTGAAAAGGAGAACACCCTTTTATACATATGCGGCTTGAAAGGTATGGAATCGGGCATTTACAAAACTTTGGCCAATAAGGGCTTTAAGGAATACCTCGACATCCGGGAGCCTGCCATAGAGAAGGAGCCCGATGAGTGGGACGAAAATGATATGAAGCGCTACGTTAAACCTTCTGCCCGCACATTCGTTGAAGTCTATTGA
- a CDS encoding NfeD family protein — protein sequence MDGETLTWIFLAGGAALMILETLIPGGVSFFLGFSGIFVGVLRYFGILVEPGTSIITWLGTAIALILVFRPLLMKYWGGESFFKLADEDFEAMGQIVEVVEPINDQDNSGRIKFQGISWQARTIEGDLKPGQKAKIKYRDNVTWVVEPLDELED from the coding sequence ATGGATGGAGAGACATTGACCTGGATTTTTTTAGCCGGCGGTGCGGCGTTGATGATTCTGGAAACACTGATTCCCGGGGGGGTTTCTTTTTTTCTGGGATTTAGCGGCATCTTCGTGGGTGTACTGAGATACTTCGGCATCCTGGTAGAGCCGGGTACCTCCATCATAACATGGCTGGGAACCGCAATAGCCCTGATCCTGGTTTTCAGGCCCCTGTTGATGAAATACTGGGGAGGTGAAAGTTTTTTCAAACTGGCAGATGAAGACTTTGAGGCTATGGGACAAATTGTAGAAGTGGTGGAACCCATCAATGATCAGGATAACAGCGGGCGGATCAAGTTTCAGGGTATTTCCTGGCAAGCCCGAACCATTGAAGGAGATCTAAAGCCGGGACAGAAAGCAAAGATTAAATACCGCGACAATGTAACCTGGGTAGTAGAGCCCCTTGATGAATTGGAAGACTAA
- a CDS encoding response regulator gives MEKSSKGILIVEDELIIALMIERMVQNLGHNVVAKVTTGEDAIEAAKEHEPDIILMDIRLRGEMDGIEAMSIIRRSAKIPVIFITGNSDDNYRKRVEEVDPLDFLTKPITQGDLSRSFSCAC, from the coding sequence GTGGAAAAATCTTCAAAAGGGATACTTATCGTTGAGGATGAATTAATAATTGCATTAATGATCGAACGGATGGTCCAGAATCTGGGTCATAATGTGGTGGCAAAAGTTACCACAGGGGAGGATGCCATAGAAGCAGCCAAAGAGCATGAACCTGATATCATCTTAATGGATATTCGACTTCGTGGAGAGATGGATGGAATTGAAGCCATGTCAATTATTCGTCGCTCAGCCAAGATCCCCGTTATTTTTATTACGGGAAATTCTGATGATAACTATCGAAAGAGGGTCGAGGAAGTAGATCCGCTCGACTTCTTAACCAAGCCTATCACACAGGGAGATTTAAGCCGGTCATTCAGCTGCGCCTGCTAG
- the alaS gene encoding alanine--tRNA ligase, whose amino-acid sequence MSHKSSAQIRQDFFDFFEEKDHIIVSSAPVVPQNDPTLLFTNAGMNQFKPIFLGEESGLKREEKTWKRAADTQRCIRVSGKHNDLEEVGHDTYHHTLFEMLGNWSFGDYFKKEAIGWAWELLVDKWGLEPDRMYATVFEGDEEDGLPVDQESIDLWKSETGIAEDHILKFDKKDNFWEMGDTGPCGPCSEVHIDLRPDEEREKKPGADLVNMDDPRVMEIWNLVFIQFNRQPDSSLKKLPARHVDTGMGFERICAVLQGKKSNYDTDLFEPLLDKISELAGIDYGDNEQTDIAMRVIADHIRAVSFSIADGASPGNEGRGYVVRRILRRAIRYGWDKLDLKEPFFHKLVPTLAEQFKEVFPVLVKQQDYVINVVRAEEKSFLKTLGQGIELFNEMVEGKDELSGEDAFKLHDTYGFPIDLTQLMARERGVEVDEQGFNRLMKEQKERARAAGKFGADHSDKEDWIKVQDTDDFTFIGYDTLSAEAHIKAMRNENEKGAVLLDKTPFYAESGGQVADTGILTNGEEHIRVLNVQKGPEGFVHYVDRLPEDPDGDWEAIVDAERRKEIRKHHSATHLVHAALRSVLGEHVAQKGSLVDEKHLRFDFSHYEAVTHKQLDTIERIVNERIQDNIEKREEREVPIDEAKERGAMMLFGEKYGEKVRVITFDSDYSVELCGGTHVNATGEIGYFRFLGESSAAAGIRRIEAVTGLKADEYLRNEKELVHSVKSEIGQSEDLVRDIRDLIEERKQLEKEVERLRHQQSSTKLNQLIENASLIDKNIRLVTGEITGADMDLLKQLGYESLDKVKERTVTILGSKDTGEGKVYIAAAVTKDLIDKGLKAGSLVSKLGNMLGGGGGGQPDLATAGGRKPEALDKVLNQAESVIAGLLK is encoded by the coding sequence ATGTCGCATAAGAGCTCCGCTCAGATCCGCCAGGATTTTTTTGATTTTTTTGAAGAAAAAGACCACATCATTGTTTCGAGTGCACCGGTAGTGCCGCAAAACGATCCAACCTTGTTGTTTACCAATGCAGGGATGAATCAGTTCAAGCCCATATTCCTGGGTGAGGAATCAGGTTTAAAAAGAGAAGAAAAGACCTGGAAAAGAGCTGCCGACACCCAGCGATGTATACGTGTCAGTGGTAAACACAATGATCTGGAAGAAGTGGGCCACGACACCTACCACCATACCTTGTTTGAAATGCTGGGCAACTGGTCGTTCGGGGATTATTTCAAAAAAGAAGCTATTGGATGGGCTTGGGAACTGCTTGTTGATAAGTGGGGGCTTGAACCGGATCGAATGTATGCCACCGTATTTGAAGGAGACGAAGAAGACGGCTTGCCTGTAGATCAGGAATCTATTGATCTTTGGAAGTCTGAAACAGGTATTGCCGAAGACCATATCCTCAAGTTCGACAAGAAAGATAACTTCTGGGAAATGGGTGATACCGGCCCGTGCGGTCCCTGCTCGGAAGTACACATCGATCTGCGTCCGGATGAAGAACGTGAGAAAAAGCCCGGAGCCGACTTGGTGAATATGGATGATCCAAGGGTAATGGAAATCTGGAACCTCGTCTTTATACAGTTTAACCGGCAGCCGGATTCATCCCTGAAGAAACTACCCGCCCGGCATGTAGATACCGGCATGGGATTCGAACGCATATGTGCTGTTCTTCAGGGAAAGAAGTCCAACTACGATACTGACCTTTTTGAACCTCTGCTAGATAAAATTTCTGAACTGGCCGGTATTGATTACGGTGATAATGAACAGACGGATATCGCCATGCGGGTTATTGCTGATCATATACGGGCAGTAAGTTTTTCAATTGCCGACGGTGCATCACCCGGTAATGAAGGCCGCGGATATGTAGTCAGAAGGATATTGAGGCGCGCTATTCGATACGGCTGGGATAAACTGGATCTTAAAGAACCTTTCTTTCATAAACTTGTTCCGACTCTTGCCGAACAATTTAAAGAGGTATTCCCGGTACTGGTTAAACAGCAGGATTATGTGATCAATGTCGTTCGGGCAGAAGAGAAGAGCTTTTTAAAGACCCTGGGACAAGGCATTGAACTTTTCAATGAGATGGTAGAAGGTAAAGACGAACTGTCCGGAGAGGATGCTTTTAAGCTGCATGATACCTACGGATTTCCGATTGACCTTACGCAATTGATGGCACGGGAGCGTGGTGTTGAAGTAGATGAGCAAGGATTTAACCGTCTCATGAAAGAGCAGAAAGAACGGGCCAGGGCAGCCGGAAAGTTTGGTGCCGACCATTCCGATAAGGAAGATTGGATCAAGGTACAGGATACTGATGATTTCACCTTTATCGGTTATGATACATTATCTGCTGAAGCCCATATAAAAGCTATGCGTAATGAGAATGAGAAAGGGGCTGTTCTGTTGGATAAAACACCTTTTTATGCTGAGAGCGGGGGCCAGGTCGCCGATACCGGGATTTTAACGAATGGTGAAGAGCATATTAGAGTCTTGAATGTACAAAAAGGTCCTGAAGGGTTTGTCCACTACGTAGACAGGCTACCTGAAGATCCCGACGGAGATTGGGAGGCTATCGTTGACGCGGAACGAAGGAAGGAGATCCGGAAACACCATTCCGCTACTCACCTGGTACACGCTGCCCTGAGAAGTGTGCTGGGAGAGCATGTAGCACAAAAAGGCTCTCTTGTTGATGAGAAGCACCTTCGGTTTGATTTTTCTCACTACGAAGCGGTTACGCACAAACAGCTGGATACCATAGAGCGCATTGTCAATGAACGGATTCAGGATAATATTGAAAAGCGGGAAGAGCGGGAAGTGCCTATAGATGAGGCTAAAGAACGCGGGGCGATGATGCTTTTCGGGGAAAAATACGGCGAAAAGGTACGAGTGATCACTTTTGATTCGGACTATTCCGTAGAACTTTGCGGCGGCACTCACGTGAATGCCACAGGTGAAATTGGATACTTCAGATTCCTGGGTGAATCGTCGGCTGCCGCAGGAATAAGACGAATTGAAGCGGTAACCGGGTTGAAGGCTGATGAATACCTTAGAAATGAAAAAGAGCTGGTACACTCAGTGAAGTCCGAAATCGGCCAAAGTGAAGATCTGGTTAGAGATATTCGTGACCTGATCGAAGAACGTAAGCAGTTGGAGAAGGAAGTTGAACGGCTTCGTCATCAGCAGAGCAGCACTAAGCTTAACCAGCTTATCGAAAATGCCTCTTTGATCGATAAGAATATTCGACTTGTAACAGGAGAAATTACCGGTGCGGATATGGATCTGCTGAAGCAGTTGGGATATGAGTCGTTGGATAAAGTAAAAGAACGAACGGTCACAATACTGGGTTCAAAAGATACAGGCGAAGGCAAAGTGTACATAGCAGCTGCCGTAACCAAAGATTTGATTGATAAAGGGCTCAAAGCGGGTTCACTCGTTAGCAAGCTTGGCAACATGCTCGGAGGCGGGGGAGGTGGTCAACCTGATCTTGCAACTGCCGGCGGACGCAAACCAGAAGCTCTTGACAAAGTGCTTAACCAGGCTGAATCTGTTATAGCCGGTCTTTTAAAATAA
- a CDS encoding two-component regulator propeller domain-containing protein produces the protein MKGNKKVYLLCIFCLFIPGSLYAQNISMRFDHLTIQDGLSQSTVNDIIQDSKGFLWFATDDGLNRYDGYGFTVYKNIPGDSTSISDNSINKLIEDRRGNIWVATKDGGLNKFNRNKETFIRYKADPSDSTSLSDNFVTTLFEDRSGVILIGTQKGLDIYQPERDSFLHYSSDPNNENSLKGDWITSIFEDHNGILWLGTQSSGLNRFDRETGNFLHYENLKSDDKSLSDNWVVTIYEDNKNKLWIGTQGGGVNRFNRKDHSFERFTADAPGSGGLNHNWVLTMYEDSYGDLWVGTVDGLSLLDRTENRFIDVASIKDAPDLENKSVSALLGDRSGVFWVGTKDNALYKFVRSTASFKIYDSNTGNSVSLSDENVWAVHEDSKGTLWIGTNGGGVTLLNPERTEKQVLKHDPQDPNSLSDNYVNTIYEDSDGTIWIGTLNGLNEYDPETETFRHFRADPEDPNSITGNIITTISQDAHGMIWIGTLNNGLSQYDKETGEIKNYQSRAGDVESLSHNKIWSFYEDREGSFWVGTHGYGLNKYDRKNDVFERYVNQPGDPTSISNNFINFIYQDSSERYWIGTLNGLNKLDPETENFAAYTTEDGLPNNVIYGIIEDERGHLWLSTNKGISDFDPENEVFRNYDEGDGLPSNEFRFGAYHRAKNGTMYFGSIGGLVSFEPDSIRDNPHIPPVVFTKLEVSNQSIPIGQKSLLKRSITETDSLAFSYRDNVISFEFAALHYAAPGQNQYAYKLENFDDEWQYIGNRRFISFTSLPPGDYTLRIKAANKDGIWNEKGASIAMTVPPPPWFSWWAYFSYIVLSVMAIGGFIHYRIAKERKKKRQLQVQNQMLEGLVSERTSELQNEKEKSDRLLYNILPREVAEELKERGTTTPKRFKHATILFTDFKGFTEAASNMPADQLVSELNDIFQKFDEIIDNYGLEKIKTIGDAYMAAGGIPMENANHALQCVKAAREMLLYIDERNRKSSHCWEMRVGLHSGDVIAGVVGQRKFTYDLWGETVIVASRMESAGVEGKVNISSTTHELVKDFYDCEYRGKIIAEGKGKVDMYFVNYEQEQVLSQ, from the coding sequence ATGAAGGGTAACAAAAAAGTTTACCTGCTATGCATATTTTGCCTGTTTATTCCAGGCAGCTTATATGCGCAAAACATTTCGATGCGATTCGACCATCTTACTATTCAGGATGGCCTTTCCCAAAGTACCGTAAACGACATTATTCAAGACAGTAAAGGATTTTTATGGTTTGCCACTGATGATGGTTTAAATCGTTACGATGGTTATGGCTTTACCGTTTATAAGAATATACCGGGAGATTCTACTTCTATATCAGATAATTCCATCAATAAACTCATTGAAGACCGGAGAGGGAATATCTGGGTAGCTACCAAAGACGGCGGACTCAACAAGTTTAACCGCAATAAAGAAACTTTTATAAGGTACAAGGCCGATCCCTCAGATTCTACCAGTCTCAGTGATAATTTTGTCACAACACTTTTCGAAGACCGTTCCGGCGTTATCTTGATAGGTACTCAGAAAGGGCTCGATATCTATCAGCCCGAGAGAGACAGCTTCTTACACTATTCTTCCGATCCGAATAATGAGAACTCCTTAAAGGGAGATTGGATCACCTCAATTTTCGAAGATCATAATGGTATACTTTGGCTGGGCACACAGAGTAGCGGATTAAACAGATTTGACCGTGAAACCGGTAATTTTCTGCATTATGAAAACCTGAAAAGTGATGATAAGAGTCTCAGTGATAACTGGGTGGTAACCATATATGAGGACAATAAAAATAAGCTTTGGATAGGCACCCAAGGTGGTGGAGTAAATCGTTTTAACAGAAAAGACCACTCTTTTGAAAGATTTACAGCTGATGCACCGGGCTCCGGAGGCTTAAACCACAACTGGGTGCTGACGATGTATGAAGACTCATACGGAGATCTGTGGGTTGGTACGGTCGATGGCCTGAGCTTGCTGGATCGCACTGAAAACAGATTTATTGATGTTGCCAGCATCAAGGATGCTCCCGATTTGGAGAACAAATCTGTTTCAGCCCTGCTTGGAGACCGCTCCGGGGTATTCTGGGTTGGGACGAAGGATAATGCGCTATATAAATTTGTCCGCTCTACAGCTTCCTTTAAAATCTATGATTCCAATACCGGAAATTCGGTTAGTCTCTCAGATGAAAATGTCTGGGCTGTGCATGAAGACAGCAAAGGCACCTTGTGGATCGGAACTAACGGGGGAGGCGTGACGCTGCTAAATCCGGAGCGAACGGAAAAGCAAGTATTAAAGCACGATCCTCAGGATCCGAACAGCCTTTCCGATAATTACGTAAATACCATTTATGAGGATAGTGACGGTACCATTTGGATAGGTACCTTGAACGGCCTGAATGAATATGATCCAGAAACTGAAACCTTCAGACATTTTAGGGCAGATCCCGAGGATCCCAATAGCATCACAGGTAATATTATTACTACTATTTCGCAGGATGCGCACGGGATGATCTGGATCGGAACGCTGAACAACGGCTTGAGTCAGTATGACAAGGAAACCGGTGAAATTAAAAACTATCAGAGTCGGGCAGGAGACGTGGAAAGCCTCAGCCATAATAAAATATGGTCCTTTTACGAAGACCGGGAAGGTAGTTTTTGGGTGGGTACGCACGGGTATGGACTGAATAAATACGATCGCAAGAATGATGTGTTTGAGCGGTATGTGAACCAACCGGGAGATCCCACCTCCATCAGTAACAATTTTATCAACTTTATCTACCAGGATTCTTCAGAACGATATTGGATCGGAACACTTAACGGGCTGAATAAACTAGATCCTGAGACAGAGAATTTTGCCGCCTATACAACTGAAGACGGATTGCCAAATAATGTGATTTATGGAATTATTGAAGACGAACGTGGCCATCTCTGGCTGAGCACCAACAAGGGAATTTCTGATTTTGACCCTGAGAATGAAGTCTTCCGAAATTATGACGAAGGTGATGGACTGCCAAGTAATGAATTCCGTTTCGGGGCTTATCACCGGGCTAAAAACGGTACCATGTATTTCGGCAGTATAGGCGGACTCGTATCATTTGAGCCAGACAGCATACGCGATAATCCACATATCCCGCCGGTGGTATTCACCAAACTCGAAGTGAGTAACCAATCCATTCCAATTGGGCAGAAGTCACTGCTTAAGAGATCCATCACTGAAACCGATTCGCTGGCTTTTTCCTATCGTGATAATGTGATCTCATTTGAATTTGCGGCCCTGCATTACGCAGCACCCGGTCAGAACCAATATGCTTATAAACTGGAGAACTTTGACGACGAGTGGCAGTATATCGGGAACAGGCGTTTTATTTCTTTTACCTCGCTGCCTCCCGGCGATTACACACTCCGGATAAAAGCCGCCAATAAAGACGGTATCTGGAACGAAAAGGGTGCTTCTATTGCCATGACCGTACCACCGCCGCCATGGTTTAGTTGGTGGGCCTATTTTAGTTATATTGTGCTCTCAGTGATGGCGATAGGAGGATTTATCCACTACCGTATTGCAAAAGAGAGAAAGAAAAAACGGCAGCTGCAGGTACAGAACCAGATGCTTGAGGGGCTGGTTTCCGAACGTACCAGTGAATTGCAAAATGAAAAAGAGAAGAGCGATCGTCTGCTGTATAATATTCTTCCCAGGGAAGTTGCCGAAGAGCTGAAAGAACGGGGTACCACCACACCAAAGAGATTTAAGCACGCTACCATCCTGTTTACCGATTTCAAGGGCTTTACGGAAGCTGCCAGTAATATGCCGGCCGATCAGTTGGTATCCGAACTGAATGATATTTTCCAGAAGTTTGATGAGATTATTGACAACTACGGCCTGGAGAAAATAAAAACGATCGGCGATGCTTACATGGCCGCCGGTGGTATACCCATGGAGAATGCGAATCACGCCTTACAGTGTGTAAAAGCTGCACGAGAAATGCTTCTTTACATTGATGAGCGCAACAGAAAGTCGAGCCATTGCTGGGAGATGCGTGTAGGTCTTCATTCAGGCGATGTCATTGCCGGAGTGGTGGGACAAAGAAAATTTACCTATGATCTTTGGGGCGAAACTGTCATTGTAGCCAGCCGAATGGAGTCGGCAGGGGTGGAGGGTAAAGTCAATATCTCTTCTACGACCCATGAGCTTGTGAAGGATTTCTACGACTGCGAGTACCGGGGTAAAATCATTGCAGAAGGTAAGGGAAAGGTTGACATGTATTTTGTAAACTACGAACAGGAACAGGTTTTGTCTCAATAA
- a CDS encoding DUF502 domain-containing protein → MRTLFNYFLRGLLFVFPLAATLYIIISAVRWSNQTFNDLLFEWLNIDIPGLGIITVFIVVTVIGYVFSRAFTRPIVNYFENLLTRVPLVKIIYTSLKELTEAFVGDKKRFNKPVLVKIGSKDLQRIGFVTQKDMQEIGLKDMVAVYCPHSYNFSGNLYLVPNSHITPLNLNSTEVMKFVVSAGVTKIESRS, encoded by the coding sequence ATGAGAACCTTATTTAACTATTTCTTACGCGGACTGCTATTCGTTTTCCCTTTGGCTGCAACACTCTATATTATTATATCAGCGGTACGGTGGTCCAACCAGACATTCAATGATCTGCTTTTTGAATGGCTGAATATTGACATACCCGGGCTCGGTATCATTACGGTTTTCATTGTAGTAACAGTAATCGGTTATGTTTTCTCAAGAGCTTTTACCCGCCCCATTGTCAATTATTTTGAGAACTTACTGACACGCGTTCCGCTGGTAAAAATCATCTATACCTCTCTGAAAGAACTTACCGAAGCATTTGTCGGGGATAAGAAACGATTTAATAAGCCCGTGCTGGTAAAAATTGGTTCGAAAGATTTACAACGCATAGGTTTCGTTACCCAAAAAGACATGCAGGAGATCGGCCTTAAAGATATGGTCGCCGTGTATTGTCCGCACTCTTATAATTTTTCGGGCAATCTTTATCTTGTCCCAAATTCACATATCACTCCGTTGAATTTAAACTCCACGGAGGTTATGAAATTTGTAGTTTCAGCCGGTGTAACGAAAATTGAATCACGATCTTAA